In Synechococcus sp. PCC 6312, one genomic interval encodes:
- the gatB gene encoding Asp-tRNA(Asn)/Glu-tRNA(Gln) amidotransferase subunit GatB — MTATLTNTTIATEYEAVIGLEVHCQLSTNTKIFSNSSTQFGQPPNTNVDPICLGLPGTLPVLNQKVLEYAVKAGLALNCQIAPYSKFDRKQYFYPDLPKNYQISQYDLPIAEHGWLEIELLDENEQPIRKRIGITRLHMEEDAGKLVHAGSDRLSGSSYSLVDFNRAGVPLAEIVSEPDLRSGQEAAEYAQELRRILRYLGVCDGNMQEGSLRCDVNISVRPVGTEKFGTKVEIKNMNSFSAIQKAIDFEIARQVQALREGEKLVQETRLWDEASQQTFTMRVKEGSSDYRYFPEPDLGPIEVSEAQHQAWLAELPELPAQKRHRYESELGLSAYDTRVLTDERTTAEYFEAVVAAGANPKQAANWIMGDITAYIKTEKRTLVDIPLTPAGLAELIGLIEKGTISSKIAKDILPELLLNGGSPQALVEKKGLVQMSDTGELEKLIDEVLAAHPEELAQYRAGKTKLQGFFVGQMMKKTGGRADPKLTNQLLQKKLNA; from the coding sequence ATGACTGCTACTTTGACGAACACCACCATTGCCACTGAGTATGAAGCCGTTATTGGCCTGGAGGTTCATTGTCAATTGAGTACAAATACCAAAATTTTCTCCAACAGTTCCACCCAATTTGGCCAGCCCCCCAATACCAATGTGGATCCAATTTGCTTAGGACTGCCCGGAACTCTCCCCGTTCTAAATCAGAAAGTTTTGGAATATGCGGTTAAAGCAGGGTTAGCCCTCAATTGTCAGATTGCCCCCTACAGTAAATTTGACCGGAAGCAGTATTTTTATCCGGACTTGCCGAAAAACTACCAAATTTCCCAGTATGATTTACCGATTGCTGAGCATGGTTGGCTAGAAATTGAACTTTTAGATGAAAACGAACAACCGATTCGCAAACGGATTGGGATTACACGGCTGCACATGGAAGAAGATGCCGGGAAGTTAGTCCATGCAGGCAGTGATCGCCTCTCAGGATCGAGCTATTCCTTGGTAGATTTCAATCGGGCTGGGGTGCCGTTAGCCGAAATTGTCTCTGAACCTGATTTACGCTCTGGTCAAGAAGCGGCGGAATATGCCCAAGAACTGCGGCGAATCTTACGGTATCTGGGGGTCTGTGACGGGAATATGCAGGAAGGCTCCCTCCGGTGTGATGTGAACATTTCCGTGCGGCCGGTGGGAACAGAGAAATTTGGCACCAAAGTTGAGATTAAAAACATGAACTCCTTTAGTGCGATCCAAAAAGCGATTGACTTTGAAATTGCTCGTCAAGTCCAGGCCCTGCGAGAGGGTGAAAAACTAGTCCAAGAAACCCGCCTCTGGGATGAAGCCAGCCAACAAACCTTTACAATGCGGGTCAAGGAAGGCTCCAGTGATTACCGTTATTTCCCGGAACCAGATTTAGGCCCGATTGAAGTTAGTGAAGCCCAACACCAGGCCTGGTTAGCTGAACTCCCCGAACTCCCGGCCCAAAAACGGCATCGCTACGAATCGGAATTGGGACTATCGGCCTACGATACCCGTGTTCTAACCGATGAGCGCACCACCGCCGAATATTTTGAAGCCGTTGTTGCCGCCGGAGCCAATCCCAAACAAGCGGCCAATTGGATTATGGGGGATATTACGGCCTACATCAAAACCGAAAAACGCACCTTAGTGGATATTCCCTTAACCCCGGCTGGCCTGGCTGAGTTGATTGGCTTGATTGAAAAAGGAACGATCAGTAGCAAAATTGCCAAAGATATTCTCCCGGAATTACTGCTGAACGGTGGCTCTCCCCAGGCCTTGGTTGAGAAAAAAGGGCTGGTGCAGATGTCCGATACAGGCGAACTGGAAAAACTGATTGATGAAGTCCTCGCGGCCCACCCCGAAGAACTAGCCCAATATCGGGCGGGGAAAACGAAACTCCAGGGCTTCTTTGTCGGACAGATGATGAAAAAAACCGGTGGGCGGGCTGATCCCAAACTCACCAACCAACTGCTGCAGAAAAAACTCAATGCCTAA
- a CDS encoding LPS glycosyltransferase, giving the protein MPIHLIFALDKSYLFGLITAVNSILQNTASPGRLFLHIITPPTEATFFESEINAYFPHPPFQFRVREYHPNPIIQDYVQRKYQPKSRKSENAIFLLYSRLFLKDIFPDLGKVIFLDTDLIVLQDIAALFDSISFTSEHYFAATPNFFPAIFHFSRPWVAISELRKFKQTFNAGVLFIDLSFWGDQNYQQLYRYLEWEAQYNYRLFQLNDETLLNLMFKDYIHLDRKWNCCGFGNYRWISWALRKPRSEIGILHWSGGHHKPWSSKNIPYAELWHAYALGKSPP; this is encoded by the coding sequence ATGCCCATTCATCTGATTTTTGCCCTAGATAAAAGCTACTTGTTTGGCTTAATCACGGCAGTTAATTCAATTCTGCAAAATACAGCCTCACCGGGTCGTCTCTTTCTCCACATTATTACTCCGCCCACTGAGGCCACGTTCTTTGAGTCCGAAATTAACGCCTATTTTCCTCACCCACCGTTTCAGTTCCGTGTCCGTGAGTATCATCCCAACCCGATCATTCAAGACTATGTTCAACGCAAATATCAACCCAAATCCCGCAAGAGTGAGAACGCCATCTTCCTGCTCTATTCCCGACTATTTCTGAAGGATATTTTTCCCGACCTGGGCAAGGTGATTTTTCTCGATACGGATTTGATCGTTCTCCAAGATATTGCGGCCTTGTTTGATTCGATTTCGTTTACTTCTGAGCATTATTTTGCGGCGACCCCCAATTTTTTTCCGGCAATTTTTCATTTTTCCCGACCTTGGGTGGCGATCTCAGAACTGCGGAAATTTAAGCAAACCTTTAATGCCGGAGTTTTATTTATAGATTTGAGCTTTTGGGGGGATCAAAACTATCAACAACTCTACCGTTATTTGGAGTGGGAAGCCCAGTACAATTATCGGCTGTTCCAACTCAATGATGAAACCCTGCTGAACCTGATGTTCAAAGACTATATTCACCTCGATCGGAAATGGAATTGCTGTGGGTTTGGTAATTATCGCTGGATTAGTTGGGCCTTGCGCAAACCCCGCTCAGAAATTGGAATTCTTCATTGGAGTGGTGGCCACCATAAACCTTGGTCATCCAAAAATATTCCCTATGCAGAACTTTGGCATGCTTATGCCTTAGGAAAATCACCCCCCTAA
- a CDS encoding rhodanese-like domain-containing protein: MVYGRGLEAVTVQDLEQQLASGNPVVQLVDVREPAELEIVAIPGFINLPLSQFEQWQGKISAILDPTKETWALCHHGIRSAQFCHWLKQQGYSQVKNITGGIDAYVDEIQPTWPHY, encoded by the coding sequence ATGGTCTATGGCAGAGGCTTAGAAGCCGTGACAGTTCAAGATTTAGAGCAGCAACTCGCCAGTGGTAATCCGGTGGTGCAATTGGTGGATGTGCGCGAACCAGCGGAACTGGAGATTGTCGCCATTCCCGGCTTTATCAATTTACCCCTCAGCCAATTTGAGCAGTGGCAGGGCAAGATTTCCGCAATTCTTGACCCAACCAAAGAAACTTGGGCATTGTGCCATCATGGAATCCGCTCGGCCCAGTTTTGTCACTGGTTGAAACAGCAGGGCTATTCCCAGGTCAAAAATATTACGGGTGGGATTGATGCCTATGTTGATGAAATTCAGCCAACCTGGCCCCATTATTAA
- the hrcA gene encoding heat-inducible transcriptional repressor HrcA gives MPLELSQRQQQVLSATINHYIATAEPVGSKVLVDEYNLQVSSATIRNIMGVLEKSGLLYQPHTSAGRVPSDFGYRIYVDQLISPIPDFARRVEKLLAQRLDPEKPDQWEKPGLEAILRSAAQLLSTLSGCVTLITMPPTLGNTIYVVKLVAIAPDQVMVIVILDSYETQSVVLQLPPGQSSETNEQVLQVLTNFLNHHLQGKTLAQLSVLDWQKLDAEFQSIAQEVQQLLTSLIPQTRLRKSGTFIVTGLAEVIQQPEFSQREQVQLLLQLLEAETEQLWSLIGAWDEEHTNINPGQRFGPLATRVRVTIGTEHPLLPLQSCALVSSVYRRGNCPMGTIGVLGPTRMPYARTMTLVETAADYLSTTLISEGTLGIS, from the coding sequence ATGCCCCTCGAACTGAGTCAACGTCAACAGCAGGTTCTCTCCGCCACTATTAACCACTACATTGCCACAGCCGAACCCGTAGGTTCTAAGGTTTTAGTTGATGAATATAATCTACAGGTGAGTTCGGCAACCATTCGCAATATCATGGGGGTTTTGGAAAAGTCTGGATTACTCTATCAACCCCATACTTCAGCGGGGCGAGTTCCCTCTGATTTTGGTTATCGGATTTATGTGGATCAGTTAATTTCACCGATCCCAGATTTTGCCCGGCGGGTTGAAAAACTATTAGCTCAACGTTTAGACCCTGAGAAGCCAGACCAATGGGAAAAGCCCGGCCTGGAAGCAATTTTACGCAGTGCGGCCCAATTACTTTCAACCTTAAGTGGCTGTGTCACCTTAATTACCATGCCGCCAACCCTCGGAAATACGATTTATGTGGTCAAGTTAGTGGCGATTGCCCCTGATCAGGTGATGGTCATTGTCATTTTAGATAGTTATGAAACCCAGTCAGTGGTTTTGCAACTTCCCCCAGGCCAGAGCAGTGAAACCAATGAACAAGTGTTACAGGTTTTAACGAACTTCCTAAATCATCATCTCCAAGGCAAAACCTTAGCCCAACTCTCGGTCTTAGATTGGCAAAAGCTGGATGCTGAGTTTCAATCCATTGCCCAAGAAGTCCAACAATTACTCACAAGCCTTATCCCCCAAACTCGACTTCGGAAGTCAGGTACGTTTATTGTCACAGGCCTGGCAGAAGTGATTCAACAACCGGAATTTTCCCAACGAGAACAGGTGCAATTATTACTGCAATTATTAGAAGCTGAAACCGAACAACTCTGGTCACTCATTGGAGCCTGGGATGAAGAACACACCAACATAAACCCAGGCCAGCGGTTTGGCCCCCTAGCCACGCGTGTCCGTGTCACCATTGGAACCGAACATCCTCTTCTCCCGTTGCAATCCTGTGCTTTAGTCTCCAGTGTCTATCGGCGGGGCAATTGCCCAATGGGAACGATTGGGGTCTTAGGCCCAACTCGAATGCCCTATGCCCGTACCATGACCCTAGTGGAAACTGCGGCCGATTATCTATCAACAACATTGATTTCTGAGGGGACTTTAGGAATTTCCTAA
- the uvrB gene encoding excinuclease ABC subunit UvrB — protein sequence MSEFQIQAPFQPTGDQPQAITKLVNSIQAGHRFQTLLGATGTGKTFTIAQTIAEVGRPTLVLAHNKTLAAQLCNELREFFPDNAVEYFISYYDYYQPEAYIPVTDTYIEKSASINEEIDMLRHSATRSLFERRDVIVVASISCIYGLGMPAEYLKASIPLRVGAEVEQRQLLRDLTNIQYSRNDVDLGRGRFRVKGDVLEIGPAYEDRLIRVEFFGDEVEAIRYIDPITGATIQSLQGLNIYPARHFVTPAERLAQACEEIATELKEQVLKLESEGKLLEAQRIDQRTRYDLEMLQEVGYCNGVENYSRHLAGRQAGDPPECLIDYFPNDWLLVIDESHVTVPQIRGMYNGDQARKKVLIDHGFRLPSAADNRPLKAPEFWDKVQQCIFVSATPGDWEIEVSEDHVVEQIIRPTGVIDPEIFVRPTTGQIDDLMAEVQQRTQLKERVLITTLTKRMAEDLSEYFQDRHVRVRYLHSEINAIERIEILDDLRKGTFDVLIGVNLLREGLDLPEVSLVAILDADKEGFLRAARSLIQTIGRAARHIRGQAILYADRITDSMEKAISETNRRRQIQQAHNETYGIIPQPIVKKSSNAILAFLDVSRRLNAQELETAVLQVDDLSLDQVPELIQQLEGQMKDAAKKLEFEAAAKFRDQIQQLRDKLLGH from the coding sequence ATGTCAGAGTTTCAAATCCAGGCCCCCTTTCAACCCACTGGCGATCAACCCCAGGCCATCACCAAACTGGTCAATAGTATCCAGGCCGGGCATCGCTTTCAAACGCTTTTAGGCGCGACCGGAACCGGAAAAACCTTTACCATTGCCCAAACCATTGCCGAAGTTGGCCGACCTACCTTAGTCCTGGCCCATAACAAAACCCTAGCGGCGCAACTGTGTAATGAACTGCGGGAGTTTTTTCCAGATAACGCGGTTGAGTATTTTATCTCCTATTACGACTATTACCAACCGGAAGCCTATATTCCTGTCACCGATACTTATATTGAAAAAAGTGCCTCGATTAACGAAGAAATTGATATGCTCCGCCACAGTGCCACCCGATCTTTATTTGAACGGCGAGATGTGATTGTGGTCGCTTCGATTAGTTGCATTTATGGCTTAGGGATGCCAGCGGAATATTTGAAGGCTTCAATTCCCTTACGAGTCGGGGCAGAAGTCGAGCAACGGCAACTGTTACGGGATTTAACCAATATTCAATACAGTCGTAATGATGTGGATTTAGGCCGGGGTCGATTTCGGGTTAAAGGCGATGTTTTAGAGATTGGCCCGGCCTATGAGGATCGCTTAATTCGGGTTGAGTTTTTCGGGGATGAAGTGGAAGCCATTCGCTATATAGATCCAATCACAGGCGCAACGATTCAAAGTTTACAAGGGTTAAATATTTACCCCGCCCGCCACTTTGTCACCCCCGCTGAACGATTGGCCCAGGCCTGTGAGGAGATTGCCACTGAATTAAAAGAACAAGTGCTGAAGCTAGAGTCGGAAGGGAAACTCTTAGAAGCCCAACGGATTGATCAACGCACCCGCTATGACTTAGAAATGCTCCAAGAAGTGGGCTACTGCAATGGCGTTGAAAACTATTCCCGTCATTTAGCCGGTCGCCAAGCCGGAGACCCCCCGGAATGTTTAATTGACTATTTTCCCAATGATTGGCTGCTCGTGATTGATGAATCCCATGTCACCGTGCCACAAATTCGAGGCATGTATAACGGTGACCAGGCCCGCAAAAAAGTTCTCATTGATCATGGATTTCGGTTGCCCAGTGCGGCGGATAATCGTCCCCTGAAAGCCCCAGAATTTTGGGATAAGGTGCAGCAATGTATTTTTGTTTCGGCCACGCCGGGGGATTGGGAAATTGAAGTCTCAGAAGATCACGTTGTCGAGCAAATTATTCGACCCACGGGGGTGATTGATCCAGAGATTTTTGTCCGGCCCACGACAGGGCAAATTGATGATCTCATGGCAGAAGTCCAGCAACGGACTCAACTCAAAGAACGGGTCTTAATTACCACCTTAACCAAACGGATGGCGGAGGACTTATCGGAATATTTTCAAGACCGCCATGTCCGAGTTCGCTATTTACATTCCGAAATTAATGCGATTGAACGGATTGAAATCCTCGATGATCTGCGCAAAGGTACTTTTGATGTCTTGATTGGCGTAAACCTATTACGGGAGGGGCTAGATTTACCGGAAGTATCCCTCGTAGCGATTTTAGATGCTGATAAAGAAGGGTTTTTGCGGGCCGCGCGTTCTCTGATTCAAACCATTGGCCGGGCCGCCCGTCATATTCGGGGACAAGCCATTTTGTATGCTGACCGAATTACTGACAGTATGGAAAAAGCGATCTCCGAAACGAATCGCCGTCGCCAAATTCAACAGGCCCATAATGAAACATATGGCATTATCCCCCAACCCATTGTTAAAAAATCTAGTAATGCAATTTTGGCTTTTTTAGATGTGTCCCGCCGCCTCAATGCCCAAGAATTAGAAACGGCTGTTTTACAGGTTGATGATTTATCCTTGGATCAAGTTCCAGAGTTAATTCAACAACTAGAGGGCCAAATGAAAGATGCAGCCAAAAAGTTAGAATTCGAGGCAGCAGCCAAATTCCGGGATCAAATTCAACAGCTACGGGATAAGCTTCTAGGGCACTGA
- a CDS encoding Uma2 family endonuclease — MTPLITPPIIYPDSDGQPMAENTKQFRWIVLFKENLECLFADDLNVFVAGDLLWYPVEGRPDIRVAPDAMVVFGRPKGDRGSYQQWQEENITPQVIFEILSPVNTAAEMNKKLAFYDRYGVEEYYIYDPDENGLTSYQRLNGQLFVVHDLNGWVSPRLRIRFQMQSDTLEIYYPDGRKFLTTLEFNAQAQQAELAAMTAKREAQNAQQQAEKLAAQLRALGVEPNLE, encoded by the coding sequence ATGACCCCCCTCATCACCCCGCCGATCATCTACCCCGACAGTGACGGACAACCAATGGCCGAGAATACCAAGCAATTTCGCTGGATTGTCTTGTTTAAGGAAAATCTAGAATGTCTCTTTGCCGATGATCTCAATGTCTTTGTTGCGGGTGATTTACTCTGGTATCCCGTAGAAGGCCGGCCAGATATTCGGGTTGCCCCCGATGCCATGGTGGTTTTTGGACGGCCCAAAGGAGACCGCGGTTCTTATCAACAATGGCAGGAAGAAAATATTACGCCCCAAGTTATCTTTGAGATTTTATCTCCAGTTAATACAGCGGCGGAAATGAACAAAAAACTTGCCTTTTATGATCGCTACGGAGTTGAAGAATACTACATCTATGATCCAGATGAAAATGGCTTGACTAGCTATCAGCGTCTCAACGGCCAGTTATTTGTTGTTCATGACCTCAATGGTTGGGTGAGTCCTCGCTTACGAATTCGGTTTCAGATGCAGTCCGATACGCTAGAGATTTATTATCCAGATGGCCGTAAGTTTTTAACCACGTTGGAATTTAATGCCCAGGCCCAGCAGGCCGAATTAGCGGCGATGACAGCGAAACGAGAAGCCCAAAACGCTCAACAGCAAGCTGAAAAACTAGCTGCGCAACTGCGAGCCTTAGGTGTCGAACCCAATTTAGAGTGA
- a CDS encoding M48 family metallopeptidase — translation MTASTATVEEIFDAGIAQYKAGADAAELIPTFETICQKAPKSAPAWTCLAWLYLLVGKTQSAYKAAQKAVKLNPQDPQARINLVLAMLEKGQKGVRDHIELIQHIIMVVPELRQEVTDNIQEGLTRKPDWEALLRVQAWIVG, via the coding sequence GTGACAGCATCTACGGCAACGGTGGAAGAAATTTTCGATGCAGGCATTGCTCAATATAAGGCTGGGGCGGATGCGGCGGAGTTGATTCCCACCTTTGAAACCATTTGCCAAAAAGCTCCGAAAAGCGCGCCGGCCTGGACCTGCTTGGCCTGGTTATATCTTCTGGTCGGGAAAACCCAATCTGCCTATAAGGCTGCCCAAAAAGCGGTGAAACTCAATCCCCAAGATCCCCAGGCCCGGATTAACTTGGTTTTAGCGATGCTGGAGAAGGGACAAAAAGGAGTTCGTGACCATATTGAACTGATCCAACACATTATTATGGTTGTGCCTGAACTGCGCCAAGAAGTTACGGATAATATTCAAGAGGGATTGACCCGGAAACCAGATTGGGAAGCTTTGTTAAGAGTCCAGGCCTGGATTGTCGGTTAA
- the menD gene encoding 2-succinyl-5-enolpyruvyl-6-hydroxy-3-cyclohexene-1-carboxylic-acid synthase — translation MGQAGLQSRACNINSLWAWVLTETLVRLGLKTAVIAPGSRSGPLTVALAEHPKIAAIPILDERSASFFALGVARQSHQPVLIVCTSGTAAANFYPAIIEASLSHVSLLVLTADRPPELRDCHAGQAMDQTKLYGHFPRWQTELGLPSLDLTHLAYLRQTINQAWSMALMPTPGPVHLNIPLREPLAPIPDSETAVFSGTVDWPIFFQALQPPQLSYLLPQAIPWPTWSQTERGVIIAGPCQPAVPNAYAQAVLSLSQCLDWPILADALSPVRHFANESAVVISLYDLLLRNQATAESLKPDLVIQLGELPTSKPLRTWLERTTPARWIISPQPDNFDPLHGASQTLRWDIETLAGRLPDFSGTAKTSPYHQAWIAAETIGQRKLSELFGDVDWLCEPKLAWLLSQTLPPQTPIFVASSMPVRDMETVFLANSQAFRFFFNRGVNGIDGTLSTALGVAWENQPTVLITGDLALLHDTNGFLLNKVFKGSLTIISINNHGGGIFAHLPIHQAEHVFDPYFATPQEVNFQRLAQAYGVQHHLIGAWPELVSRLNPLPKSGIHLIEVPCLRERDAKWRQKFLYPLLTNNIAV, via the coding sequence ATAGGTCAAGCTGGTTTGCAATCACGCGCTTGTAATATCAATAGCCTCTGGGCCTGGGTGTTGACAGAAACCTTGGTGCGCTTGGGCTTGAAAACGGCGGTGATTGCCCCTGGATCTCGATCTGGCCCGTTAACGGTGGCGTTGGCAGAACATCCAAAAATTGCCGCAATTCCGATCCTTGATGAACGCTCGGCCAGCTTTTTTGCCTTGGGGGTAGCGCGTCAATCCCATCAACCTGTGCTGATTGTCTGCACCTCTGGGACTGCGGCGGCAAATTTTTATCCGGCCATTATTGAAGCCAGTCTTAGTCATGTGTCTTTGCTAGTGTTGACTGCCGACCGTCCGCCCGAATTGCGCGATTGTCATGCCGGCCAGGCCATGGATCAAACTAAACTCTATGGGCATTTTCCGCGCTGGCAAACGGAATTAGGCTTACCGTCTTTAGACCTGACTCATTTGGCTTATTTACGACAAACGATCAACCAGGCCTGGTCAATGGCGCTAATGCCAACCCCTGGGCCAGTTCACCTTAATATTCCCTTGCGCGAACCGTTAGCCCCAATCCCTGACTCTGAGACAGCGGTATTTTCCGGGACGGTGGATTGGCCAATTTTCTTCCAGGCCCTCCAGCCACCCCAATTAAGTTATCTCCTGCCCCAAGCTATTCCCTGGCCAACCTGGAGCCAAACCGAACGGGGGGTGATTATTGCCGGCCCTTGTCAACCTGCTGTTCCTAACGCCTATGCCCAGGCCGTGCTTTCTTTAAGTCAATGCTTAGATTGGCCAATCTTAGCGGATGCCCTCTCGCCTGTGCGCCATTTTGCTAACGAGTCTGCGGTCGTGATTAGTCTCTATGACCTACTCTTAAGAAATCAAGCCACCGCTGAGTCCCTCAAACCCGATCTGGTGATTCAACTTGGCGAACTGCCGACTAGCAAACCCTTAAGAACCTGGCTAGAGAGAACAACTCCCGCCCGTTGGATTATTAGTCCCCAGCCCGATAATTTTGATCCCCTCCACGGGGCCAGCCAAACTCTCCGTTGGGACATCGAAACCTTAGCCGGGAGGTTGCCTGACTTTTCTGGAACTGCAAAAACCTCTCCCTATCACCAGGCCTGGATAGCAGCAGAAACGATTGGACAGCGGAAACTATCAGAACTGTTCGGGGACGTAGATTGGCTCTGTGAACCGAAGCTGGCTTGGCTTTTGTCCCAAACTCTGCCCCCCCAAACACCGATTTTTGTTGCTAGTAGTATGCCTGTACGGGATATGGAGACTGTTTTTCTGGCTAATTCTCAGGCGTTTCGGTTCTTCTTTAATCGGGGTGTGAATGGCATTGATGGGACTTTATCAACCGCTTTGGGAGTGGCCTGGGAGAATCAACCCACAGTCCTAATCACAGGCGACTTAGCCCTGCTCCACGATACCAATGGCTTTTTACTGAATAAAGTATTTAAGGGGAGCCTAACAATTATCTCAATCAACAATCATGGGGGGGGAATTTTTGCCCATCTACCCATCCACCAGGCCGAGCACGTTTTTGATCCCTACTTTGCCACGCCTCAAGAGGTTAATTTTCAGAGGTTAGCCCAAGCCTATGGTGTTCAGCATCACTTAATCGGGGCGTGGCCAGAGTTAGTATCGCGCCTAAATCCCTTACCCAAATCGGGGATTCATCTGATCGAAGTTCCCTGTTTGCGAGAGCGAGATGCAAAATGGCGACAAAAGTTCCTCTATCCCTTACTGACCAACAACATAGCGGTTTAG